In the genome of Sphingomonas alpina, the window GCGATTTCTGCGGCCATGGCCTCGGCCGGCTGTTCCATGATGCACCCGAAGTGGTCCATGTCGGCCGTCCCGGCACCGGCCCGGAACTGCGCCCCGGCATGATCTTCACGATCGAACCGATGATCAATATCGGCCGCCCGGACGTGAAACTGCTCGACGATGGCTGGACCGCCGTGACGCGCGACCGTTCGCTGTCGGCGCAGTTCGAACACTCGATCGGCATCACTGAAGACGGCAATGAGATTTTCACGGTCAGCCCGGGCGGGTTCCACCAGCCGCCTTACTGAGCGAGCTCAGCTACAGCCTATCGTACCAACGGCATAACGAGCGATCGCCGCATCCTCTGTCATGATCGTCGCGCCCTCAACCATGGCTTGGGCAACGATCATTCGGTCGAACGGATCGCCATGAATCCGTTCAAGTCTGGCCAGCGCGATGAGATGGCTGTTCGCGATATCGAGTTGAACAAAACCGCGCTCGGCGAACACGGCGAGCGCCTCACCGACATCGATATCAAGTTTTCCGGTACTGATCTTTATCGCCATTTCCCATGGCGATGCTGGACTGAACAATATCTCGTTCCCACGATCGTTGATCAAGGTCCTGGCCTTTAAGCCGAGCTTGGGCAGATCGAATATCCACCAGATCAGCGCGTGGGTGTCGAGCAACAGTCTCATCGATCGGGCGGAAAGATGTCGGCATCGAACGTCGCCTCGATCTCGGGCGACCACGTATCAAAGTCATCGGCGATCCAGCCACGCCCCTTGAGAGCACCAGGCTTGCGAAAATTCGCATCGGGTTCCGGCGCGCGGAGTTCTGCGACCTTCTTGCCGCGCGACACGATGTCAAAATTCTCACCCGCAGCGACGCGTCGAAGATAGTCGCTCAGCTTGCCGCGTAGCTCGCGGACTCCGACAATGGTCGCGTGAACAGTCATCGCATCATCCTTAGTGTCCACATGATGTAGTCACGAATTCGCTAGTAATCAATCCTGCCTCAAAAGCAGGCATATGCCGGCAGATGCACGGCCGTTAGGCATTGCTTAACCCGCATTTCTCCCTTCTCGCGCCGGTGCCCCACGGTATGCCGCCCCTCGCACGACTGGCACGCTTGTTGTAAGACGCGCGGTAGGAAGAGGCGCTTTCGCCGGCATCAGGGGCAAGTACGCGTGAAAAAGATCGAAGCGATCATCAAGCCATTCAAGCTGGACGAGGTGAAGGAAGCGCTGCACGAAGTTGGAGTATCGGGCATCACGGTTACCGAGGCCAAGGGGTTCGGCCGGCAAAAGGGTCACACCGAACTCTATCGCGGTGCCGAATATGTCGTCGACTTCCTGCCCAAGGTGAAGCTTGAGGTCGTTGTCGAGGACAGCCTGGCGGAGCGTGTGGTCGAGGCGATTGCCGCGGCGGCGCAGACTGGGCGGATCGGCGACGGCAAGATCTTCGTCATCCCGGTTGAGACCGCGCTGCGTATCCGCACCGGAGAGCGCAACGACGACGCGATTTAAGCGGCTCGAAGGAATTTGACGCGCCGCAACATTGTGTGACAGCAGGCGCTGCGCACGTAACATGATTCTCCGGGAGACCGGAGCGACTATCGACCACGAAAGGGCATGGGATATTATGGCGAATTCGGCGAACGACGTCCTGAAGAAGATCAAGGATGAGGAGATCGAGTGGGTCGATCTGCGATTCACCGACCCCAAGGGTAAGTGGCAGCACCTGACGATGGTCGCAGGCGTCGTCGGTGAAGACGAACTGACCGACGGTTTCATGTTCGACGGCTCATCGATCGCGGGCTGGAAGGTGATCAACGAATCCGACATGATCCTGAAGCCGGATCTGGACGCGATCTATATCGATCCGTTCTCGGCAACGCCGATGCTGATCCTGATCTGCGACATTGTCGAACCGGCAACCGGCGAGCTTTATGCCCGCGATCCGCGCTCGACCGCGAAGCGCGCCGAGGCGTACCTCAAGACCACCGGCATCGGCGACACCGTCTATGTCGGCCCGGAAGCCGAATTCTTCATGTTCGACGATGTGAAGTTCGAAAACAGCTACAACACCAGCTATTACAAGATCGACGATATCGAGCTGCCGACCAACACCGGCACCACCTATGAAGGCGGCAATATGGGCCATCGCCCGCGCGCCAAGGGTGGTTATTTCCCGGTCGCGCCGGTCGACAGCGCGGTCGATATCCGTGGCGAGATGGTCTCGACCATGCTCGAAATGGGCCTGCCGTGCGACAAGCATCACCATGAGGTTGCTGCGGCACAGCATGAGCTGGGCCTGACCTTCGGTACGCTGACCACCACCGCCGATCGCATGCAGATCTACAAGTACGTCGTGCATCAGGTCGCGCATGCTTACGGCAAGACCGCGACCTTCATGCCCAAGCCGATCAAGGAAGATAACGGCTCGGGCATGCACACCCATTTGTCGATCTGGGAAGGCAGCAAGCCGCTGTTCGCCGGCAATGGCTATGCCGGTCTGTCCGACACCTGCCTCTACTTCATCGGCGGGATCATCAAGCACGCCAAGTCGGTCAACGCCTTCACCAACCCGACCACCAACAGCTACAAGCGGCTGGTCCCGGGTTATGAGGCGCCGGTGCTGCTCGCCTATTCGGCGCGCAACCGTTCGGCATCGTGCCGCATTCCATACGGCACCGGTCCCAAGGCGAAGCGCGTCGAAGTGCGCTTCCCCGACGCGATGGCCAACCCGTATCTCTGCTATGCGGCGTTGTTCATGGCCGGCCTGGACGGCATCCAGAACAAGATCCATCCCGGCGAGGCGATGGACAAGAACCTGTACGACCTGCCGCCGGCAGAGCTCGCCCAGGTCCCGACCGTGTGCGGTTCGTTGCGCGAGGCGCTGGAAAGCCTGGCTGCCGATCACGACTATCTGCTCAAGGGCGACGTCTTCTCCAAGGAGCAGATCGAATCCTATATCGAACTGAAGTACGAAGACGTGGCGCGCTGGGAAATGACCCCCAGCCCGGTCGAATTCGACATGTATTACAGCTACTGATCGCTACGATCCGCTGCGCATCAGGGGCGTCCGGAGCGATCCGGGCGCCCCTTTTGTTTCAACAGCACCGAGTGGTGATAACCCCGGTTGGATCGGCATTCACTCGCTGCACCTGGCCGCGCCGATTCAACCCCGCTGCCGGTCGTGCCAGCGTGACGGCGGACGGGAAGCCAGCCGGTACCGCCGCCCCGCTCTTTGACATGACTGGAATATACAGGACGCTTTGCGGCCGCTGTTCGGCAGGAACAGCGGTGAGCTGACCGCTGTTCATGCGCTTTCCCACCGCTGTTATGGATAACAGCGGTGGCGGAAATCAACCCATTGAAAACAGTTAGAAAATCCACCGCCAAAATCCAACTTAACAGGGGTGGCTTTTTTTATTCCGAACAACAGCGGAAAAATCACAACCCTGGTGACGGCGACTCGCATCGCAACCACTGTCCGTCTGAATGTCGATTGGGCCTGCGATTAAATTTTTCGTCCGGAACACATGCCCCGGCCGGCAGTTCGGTGTTGCGGTATGTTGATCATCGAAAGGGCCGCAATGAAGAATCCTGTGCTGCTGATTGTCCTTGGGCTCGTCTTGCTGGCGGCCGGTGCTGCGCTGAACTTCACAGGCGGGCCGCCCAGGGCGGATGTGGCGATCGCTGCTCAGTGCAAGGAGCGGATGCGGGATCAGCCTGACATGGTGGCGAAATGCGACGAAGCCGCCTTTGCTGCTGCCATGACCGCAACGGACGCGGACTCGGCGGCGCGCGCGATCAGCGCAGCCAATAATAGTGAAGTCGGCGGAAACACTCTGGCGATGTTTCTGCTCGGCCTTGGCGCGGCCGTGACTGCCGCCGGCATTTTCGCACGCTGGAAGAGCAGCCAGTCCTGAAATGGTCGCGATACGCTCGATCCTTGCCCTCATGATCGCGGCAATGGCGTCGGCGGCTTATGCCGCCCCGCCCGGCGATGCCACGGAGGCCGCGCTGGACCATTGCCTCGCATTGCCGGCCAATGCGTCGACAGCCGGTCAGGTCGAGTGCGAGCAGGCGGCCGCGAAAGCCTATGATCGGCGAATGAATGCGTCCTACACGACATTGATGCGGCGGCTGCCGCCATCGGCAAAGGGCCAGTTGCAACGATCGCAGCGCGCCTGGCTTGTCTATCGGGACAGCGAATTCAATGCGCAGGGCGGAATCTACGCGACACGTCAGGGAACGATGTATGTTCCCATGCAGGCGGATTCTGCGGCAACGCTCACTCGCGACCGGGCGCGCCTGCTCGAAAGCTATGTGCGGGTGATGTCGATCGAGTGATGGCAGTGTTCAAAAGACTGTCGGCCATGGCCTGACCGCCCGGCTTCCACGCCTCCTCCGTCAAGGCGGGCATTACGGCAGCAACACCGTCGCACCCTTTGTCTCACCTGCCTCGAGCGCGCGGTGCGCGTCGGCCACATCCTCCAGCGCGAAGGTCTGGCCGATCTCCGCTGTGATCGCTCCCTTGGCCAGCATTTCGAACACGCGGTCGATGCCGCTCTTCCGCTCTTCGGCGGTGACATAATAATCGACCATGGTCGGGCGCGAAACGAACAGCGAGCCGTGCCGCGCCAGGATGCCGAGATTCACGCCATCAACCGGACCGCCCGCATTGCCATAGCTGACGATCAGGCCGCGCCGGGCAGTCGAGGCGAGCGATATCTCCCAGGTCGCCTTGCCGATGCCGTCGAACACCACCCCGACGCCCTTGCCGTCGGTGATCGCCCGCACTTCCTTTGCGACATCGACCTGCTTGTGAAGCAGGACATGATCGGCACCGGCGGCCCGTGCCTGTACCGCCTTCTCCTCGCTGCCGACCGTGCCGATCACCGTCGCGCCGACCGCCTTCAGCCAGCCGACGAGCAGATGGCCAACGCCGCCCGCCGCTGCATGGACCAGCACCGTCTGGCCGCGCTCGACTTTGGCGCAGCGCTCGACCAGGAATTCGGTCGTGCCGCCCTTCAGCAGCAGCGCCGCTGCCTTCCGGTCATCGACGTTCTCGGGCAGCTTGATGAGTTGATCGGCCGGGAGGTTGCGTGCGGTCGAATAGGCGCCGCGTGCCGGGCCGAACGTGCCGACGCGGTCGCCGACTGCGAGGCCTCTTACGCCCTCGCCCAGCGCCTCGACCACGCCGACCGCCTCGCCGCCCAGACGACCGGGCATCTCGATCGGATAGAGGCCACTACGGTGATAGGTGTCGATGAAATTGAGCCCGACCGCGGTATTGCGCATCCGCGCTTCACCTGGTCCGGGCGGTGGCAGGTCGATATCGACCCATTCGATGACTTCCGGACCGCCGGTGCGGGTGATTTGAGCAATACGGGCCATCGGTCGATCTCCTGCCAGGACGAAGCGAAAATAGGTGCTGCGTTTCAGGTTGCAACGGATCGCTGCGCGCGCCATCTAGGCGCGTGAAGCATACCGCAGGTTCAAAAATCGGAGAGCGAGATGAAAAGCTACCTGAAGCAATATATCGATGGCGCCTGGATCGATAGCGATGGGGGCAAGCGCCACGAGGTGATCGATCCCTCGACCGAACAGCCGGTGAGCGAAATCACGCTCGGCAGCCAGGCCGATGTCGACAAGGCGGTGGCTGCCGCGAAAAAGGCCTTCGACAGCTATTCGCAGACCAGCGTTGCGGACCGTATCGCGCTGCTCCAGCGCGTGATCGAGGAATATAAGGCGCGCATGCCCGATCTGGCGGCAGCCACCAGCGAAGAGATGGGCGCGCCGATCGGCTTTGCGACCATGGCGCAGGCCCCGGCCGGACTGGGTTATTTCATCGGCACGCTGAAGGCGTTGCAGGAATTCAGCTTTTCCGAGCAGGTCGGCAAGAACCGCGTGGTGCACGAGCCGCTCGGCGTCGTCGCAATGATCACGCCGTGGAACTGGCCGCTCAACCAGATCTGCGCCAAGGTCGCGCCTGCGCTTGCCGCCGGCAACACCATGATCCTGAAACCGTCGGAAGAAGCGCCCGGCTGTGCGGTGATCCTGGCCGAGATCCTCGACAAGGCGGGCGTGCCGGCGGGCGTGTTCAACCTGGTCAATGGCGATGGTCCGGGCGTCGGCGCCGCGCT includes:
- a CDS encoding type II toxin-antitoxin system VapC family toxin, with translation MRLLLDTHALIWWIFDLPKLGLKARTLINDRGNEILFSPASPWEMAIKISTGKLDIDVGEALAVFAERGFVQLDIANSHLIALARLERIHGDPFDRMIVAQAMVEGATIMTEDAAIARYAVGTIGCS
- a CDS encoding type II toxin-antitoxin system Phd/YefM family antitoxin codes for the protein MTVHATIVGVRELRGKLSDYLRRVAAGENFDIVSRGKKVAELRAPEPDANFRKPGALKGRGWIADDFDTWSPEIEATFDADIFPPDR
- a CDS encoding P-II family nitrogen regulator, with product MKKIEAIIKPFKLDEVKEALHEVGVSGITVTEAKGFGRQKGHTELYRGAEYVVDFLPKVKLEVVVEDSLAERVVEAIAAAAQTGRIGDGKIFVIPVETALRIRTGERNDDAI
- the glnA gene encoding type I glutamate--ammonia ligase; protein product: MANSANDVLKKIKDEEIEWVDLRFTDPKGKWQHLTMVAGVVGEDELTDGFMFDGSSIAGWKVINESDMILKPDLDAIYIDPFSATPMLILICDIVEPATGELYARDPRSTAKRAEAYLKTTGIGDTVYVGPEAEFFMFDDVKFENSYNTSYYKIDDIELPTNTGTTYEGGNMGHRPRAKGGYFPVAPVDSAVDIRGEMVSTMLEMGLPCDKHHHEVAAAQHELGLTFGTLTTTADRMQIYKYVVHQVAHAYGKTATFMPKPIKEDNGSGMHTHLSIWEGSKPLFAGNGYAGLSDTCLYFIGGIIKHAKSVNAFTNPTTNSYKRLVPGYEAPVLLAYSARNRSASCRIPYGTGPKAKRVEVRFPDAMANPYLCYAALFMAGLDGIQNKIHPGEAMDKNLYDLPPAELAQVPTVCGSLREALESLAADHDYLLKGDVFSKEQIESYIELKYEDVARWEMTPSPVEFDMYYSY
- a CDS encoding lysozyme inhibitor LprI family protein, producing the protein MIAAMASAAYAAPPGDATEAALDHCLALPANASTAGQVECEQAAAKAYDRRMNASYTTLMRRLPPSAKGQLQRSQRAWLVYRDSEFNAQGGIYATRQGTMYVPMQADSAATLTRDRARLLESYVRVMSIE
- a CDS encoding quinone oxidoreductase family protein; protein product: MARIAQITRTGGPEVIEWVDIDLPPPGPGEARMRNTAVGLNFIDTYHRSGLYPIEMPGRLGGEAVGVVEALGEGVRGLAVGDRVGTFGPARGAYSTARNLPADQLIKLPENVDDRKAAALLLKGGTTEFLVERCAKVERGQTVLVHAAAGGVGHLLVGWLKAVGATVIGTVGSEEKAVQARAAGADHVLLHKQVDVAKEVRAITDGKGVGVVFDGIGKATWEISLASTARRGLIVSYGNAGGPVDGVNLGILARHGSLFVSRPTMVDYYVTAEERKSGIDRVFEMLAKGAITAEIGQTFALEDVADAHRALEAGETKGATVLLP